GGATTTGGCTGGACGACTGCAGACGTCCCGGCAGCGTGTGGGGGAGCTGGAGCGGACGCTGTCTTCTGTCTCTACGCAGCAGAAacaagcagaaaaggttgagtACCTCCAGAAAgattctcttcctcccactctctctccctccactcgcCCACCCTTCAGGCTGTCCCTCACTCCGCTCTGCAGGTGGATGTTCTGAGCGGAAGCCCCAGTCCGCCGGACTGTCTCTTGCCCCCGATCCAGCTCCTGGCAGGTTCTCGTTGCCTGTGCTCAGTCCGTGGTCCCCGGGTAGGGTGAAAGGGGTCAGACGGGCTCGCCTTCTCCCACACTGTGGCCGATTGACCCGGCTCTCTTTCCTTCTAGCACAACAAGGAGTTAACAAAAGAGCGGGACGCCCTGAAACTGGAGTTGTATAAGCACGGGTGAGGAGAGGCTAAGGGAGGCCtaggagggttggtggggaggtctGGCATGTGGAGTATGAAAGGAACTGAGGAGAGCACAGCTGTGTGAcagtcccctccttccccccccacccccccgacctccACACTGGCCTCCACCCTCAGCAAGGGCAACGAGGAGCTGAAGCAGCAAAACTCCGAGCTGGAAGAGAAGTTGAGGGCGCTGGTGACAGAGAAGGCAGCGGCTCAGCTGGGCCTGGAGGAACTGACCAAGAAGCTGGAGATGGCCGAGGTGTTGCACCAGGTAACAGGGGTCGGgatcagggttgggggtgggaggctgccACCCAGCCCTCGGGGGCCCTCGGGATTCCCTGCTTCTGTCCatctggctctctccctctctcctttcatctAAATCACTTATCCAGGAAGCTTCTCTTGGTCTGCCCCtacccagtctctatcccatctGCCTCGTGTACCCCGTCCACGGTCCACTTCGCCCCTTCAACTCTTTCTTGACATTATTATCTCGgtagatcgatcaatcagtcggtgctGCTTGTCAAGCCCTATTGAGGGTGCAGAAtgctctactgagcgctcacgagAGTAGAtacaatcactgccctcaaggagccgacaGTCCAGTCAGTCGTCCGTGGTGACGCTACTGGTGGCTCTCCTGACTCTGTGGCCaacccataagctccttgagggcagggatggtagcACGATGTATATCGCGATGCTGTGGATGCTTGGTGCAAGAGTACCTGATTACAGAcaaagggaggggatggaagtgTGAGCTGTGAGTCGACAGCTGGAACCTGACAGTTGCATTTCTTTCCTCTAGTTCTCCAGCCAGTCAGGGGCCCCGGATGCCAACCAGCAGCTgcagctggcactagaggagcgtgTGCAGCTGGAAGCTCACTTGGGGCAGGTGAGGGTGCAGAGgccgccccccaggcccccggcggtggaggacagcgggaggatgggaGGTTGAGAGCCCTTGGGCTGGATCCCCCGAGCCGGCCTCCTTCCTTGGCCTCTCCAGCTGTCAGAGTCACTGCAGCAGCTGCAGACGGAGCGGGACCAGTATGCGGAGaagctgaaggaggagggggccgtcTGGCAACAGCGGGTACAGCAGCTTTCGGaccaggtgaggagggtgggcacggTGGGTGAGCTGGCGAATCTGAGGGTGAGTCCGCCTCCCAGGGGGCCTGCCCTCATGCAGCTTTGTCTTGGGCCCACCCATCGCCCGTGTCCCGGCCAGGTGCGGctgttgggggaagagaaagagcgaGGCCGGAGTCAGATCCAGGAGCTAGAAACCAGCCTGGAGGAGCTGAGGACGCGGCCTGGTAGGCTCGGCCGGGTCGAGGTGGGGGCCAGGGGGTGGCTGGAGGCTGGGACAGTCAGAGCCTTTCCCCAGGGGTAACGGGACCGGGCGATCGGGGGCCCGAAAGGCCTGACCCactacacccccccacccccagcagcccCCTCGCCCCCAGAGGTGGCGCCGGGGCCCTCAGAGGCCGAGCGGCAGCTGCAGGAGGAGGCCGAGCGGCTGCAGGGGGAACTGGCGAGGTTGGCGGAGCAGCTGCGGGCCCAGGTGCAGGACAACGAGGGGCTGAGCCGCCTGAACCGCGAGCAGGAGGAGCGCCTGCTGGAGCTGGAGCGGGCggccgagcgctggggggagcAGGCGGCCGAGCGGGAGCAGATCTTGGAGAACATGCAGAGCGACCGCACCACCATCAGCCGGGCGCTCAGCCAGAACCGGGAGCTCAAggagcagctggcagagctgcAGAACGGCTTCGTCAAGCTGGTACGCCTCCCCCATCTCGGCCCCGGCCTCCAGCCACCGCACCCCGaggcctttctccttttcccgtTCGGCTGCGCCTCTCCTCCAGCTGCCCTGAAACCttgctgccccccccccttccatcccccactCCCGGCCACTGCCTCCCTCTCTTAGGGTCGCTGCCGGCCCCGCTGTCTAACGCAGGGCCCGGATCGGTCAGGGCAGCGCCGGCTGGTGGCTCCCACAGGCCTTGGGGGCGGTGCCCCTGagagccaggtggcagagcagtgTGACTGGGTGGTTGGCCATGGGCGAGTGGAAGAGCCCAAgccagggagagaaaatgggcacCCGGAGCCTGGCACAGAACTGAGCCGGGAAGTGCAAGCTCCTGGGAGGGATGGGATCCTGgggcagatgggaaaactgatgtCCGAGTTGGGAGaggatccctctcctccccccttcctcacactgccctcccctccctccgacaGACCAACGAAAACATGGAAGTGACCAGCGCCCTACAGTCGGAGCAGCACGTCAAGAAGGAGCTGGCCAAGAAGCTGGGGCAGCTGCAGGAGAAGCTGGGAGAGCTCAAAGAGACGGTGAGGCCTCGGGCAGGAGACGCCGTGGAGGAGTGGGACCAGTCCGAGTCGGAAATGGgactgggggacgggggaggtcgAAACTGGCTGGGGTCACGGGGCCAGGGGCTCAAAATGGGTGGTGCTTTACCCGGTGCGGGGCTAGTGGAAGAGAAGCCGGGGGTGGGTGGTGCCGGACCTCGCCTCCAGCCTCCGGACGGAACCTCGACGGTGCCTCCCCGCCAGGTGGAACTGAAGACCCAGGAGGCACAGGGGCTGCAGGAGCAGCGGGACCAGTGCCTGGGCCACCTGCAGCAGTACACCGCTGCCTACCAGCTGctggcaggtgagaaggaggagctGCAAAAGCAGTTCCTGCTCCAGACCCAGCTTATGGACCGGCTGCAGCACGAGGAGGTGCAGGGGAAGATGGCTGCGGAGCTGGCCCGCCAGGAGCTGCAGCAGGCCCAGGTGAGGGGCGGGGGCTCCTGATGGCAAGGGGGCTGGACTCAGCACCCACCTGGCCACCCActgattccctctccccctttttcccccctctcattctctctcccccttcattctcTGACCCCTcttctcattctttctccctccacttctcactctttcctttctcttcaccctctctcattcctctttctccttccttctgtgcCTGCCCCCTCTCCAGGAGAGTCTGCAGGCTACCACTCAGGAGAACCAGCAGCTGCAGGCCCAGCTCAGCCTTATGGCTGAGCTGGGGGAGAGCGATAAGGCCCCAGGTGAGTGGTGCCCCCCTGGGAAGGAAGGGTCCGGGACATGGATCAGGCCGACCGATCCCTCTGACCGATGCCCCTACAACCCCACAGAAGGGGAGTTGGAGAATGAGGAACAGGTGGACGAGGCCGAGGAGAGGCCTAAGCCAGCCTTGAGCATCCCCGAGGACTTCGAAAGCCGCGAGGCCATGGTGAGCCGAGCCGTCCCGAGGTCCCGGGACGtcttcctccccccggccccatgcGTCCTTTCCCGGATACTAGCCCCCGTGTCCCACCCTGTTCCCGTGCCCGGTTCCAGGTGGCGTTCCTGAGCGCGACGATggccggggtggaggaggagcgggagcggcTGCGGCGGCGATGCCAGCGTTTGGTACGGCAGGCGGCCACCCTCGGCCAGCGGCCCAGACCTCTGGCTCCGGGGCACTCCGAGCCCGGGGACAGTGTCCCCGGGGAGGTGTACCACGCCCTTCAGGCTGCCATGGAGAAGCTGCAGGTGAGACCGATCCCAGGGGGCGGCAGGGCACGGGGGAGGCTTGTCGGGGACGGATCCCGGCCGGCCGCTCCCGGCCCtgaccccgccgcccgccccaggGCCGCTTCACGGAGCTGATGCGGGAGAAGGTGGATCTGCGGGAGcgggtggaggagctggaacaTCGCTGCATCCAGctatccggggagacggacaccatCGGTGAGGAGGCGGGGGCCCGTGGCGGGAGAGCGCCGGGGAGCAGGGTGtcggggttggggaggagcagagggctcgGGGACCCCCTGGAGCCCAtctgccccatccctccctccaccgcTGCAGGCGAGTACATCGCCTTGTATCAGAGCCAGCGGGCGGTGCTGAAAGAACGCCACCGGGAGAAGGAGGAGTACATCAGTCGGCTGGCCCAGGACAAGGAGGAGATGAAGGTAGTTGGGCATTACCGTGGTAATAGTTGGGCCCttaccctgccctgccctgccttcccCTAGCTCCCAGCTTCCCCGGAGCCTACTTCTCCCTTGTCGTCAGGCCCCGGTAGTCATTTTGTGGTTTGAGGCCCCCGCGGGCCCCCCCGCCgtgccaccccttcccctcttcctgttCGTCGCTCCCGGAAGGCTGCTGCCGTTGCCAGGGCCCGGCGGGCCTGACGGGCCAGGGTCTTTGCAGTTGAAGCTGCTGGAGCTGCAGGACCTGGTGATGCGGCTGGTCAGGGAGCGCGACCAGTGGTACCGCAAATTCCTGGTGGCCGCCCGGGAGCCGGCGGAGGCCGTGGGGGCGAGTGGCCCGGAAGAGGACAGGGACCTGGCCCCCGGGGAGCAGCCGGAGCGCAGCACTGCCGAAGGGGAGGGTGAGTCGGGAAggagcaggggggcggggggaggcgtgggagccggagaggtggggggggtggttgggggaaggagagaccaGCTGAGAAGGTTTTTGCCCCTGCCAGACCTGCGCGAGGTGAGCCTGGCGGATGAGCCAGCGGCAGGGCCCCCCTTCCTTGGCGAAGCGCTCCCCAGCCAATCCCAGCCCGATGACCCCACGGCCCAGCAGATCATGCAGCTTCTGCGGGAGATCCAGAACCCCCGCGAGCGGACGGGAGGCCTGGGCGACAGCCCTTGCATCCCCTTCTTTTACCGGCCCGATGAGAACGACGAGGTCAAGATCATGGTGATCTGAGTGgggagcgggcccggggccggctggggcccctcctccccaaccccaggccaCCCGCACCAGTGGGCAGGAACCAGGGGGCTCGGTGGACTCCCTGCAGCCACCTGGCTACCAACccaggcttcttcccctcttctccccgggTCCAAGGGGTCTATTTATTCTCAGCTGACGGCGGAGAGGAAGCAGCTCAAATCAGGCAGCGCCTGTGTGGGAACCCTTGGACCACCCCCCCccgcaccctcctctccccacaccctctcGGGGAGGTGGTTTCGGGGGGTGACAAGAGGGCCATTAGGGCCCCTCTCCCTCAGACCGGCTCTTATCCTGGCTTTGGTGATGCACCCGAGGAGTTTCCCccattccccgccctcccccccacccccaaacccccactcccatcccccgcTCCTTGAGCCTTCAGAGGGCAGCGGCGGGACGGGCAGCACTTTCAGCAGGCTCGGGACGGGCGGCATTTCTTTCCGGCGGGCGAGGGCAACGAGAGAGGGTAGAGGATAGACTCCGCTTGAGCTGTGGCAGGAAAGGCGGCAGGGCGCGGGCGGTGTGTACATACTGTAGCTGTGTAACATTTTGTATATTGGAGGGAGCACGGCCAGCGGATCGTGCCACAGGTGGGCCCCTCTGCCCGAGAGGCCGAGGACCCCGCCCCCGGGAGAGGCAGGGGCATTTGCTATGGACTCAGAGTCTAATAATTATTTCCAGGGATGGGGGAAACTATTTATTGGTGGCACAGAGCAGGGCAAGGAGGGGCTGGGGCCTGGGTGATTTGACTCCTGTTTCTTTGGCTTTCTCTTTCGGAATAAATGGATTCAGCCCACCACTGCGTCTTCCagcctgccccccccgccccggctcctccGAGGACCATCCTGCTAGAACCTGAGTCTCCGGGCCCAGGAAGCTTGGGGCCACACGGGTGGGCCACGTAAGGACCTAAAGTCTAAATCTGcgctttccctgggcctccgttaccctaGTAGGGTCGAgacggggtgggggaaggcaCCCTGTTACCCGGCAGCCTCCAGGGCAGTCATGGCCACCTCCCAGCTAGCGGAAGAAAGCCCTTGCTTCTTGCCCCTCTAGCGTAAGGGCGAAGGTAGATCCCACCAGGTTAAGCAGAAGCCAACACCCTTTCCCCCTAGTCACCCACCCTGACTGTGGCCTCTCTCTTTGCCCAAAGCGAGGGTAGGGGCTTGATTTCTCTCCTTGCCCAAGCAGGGGTAGGGGCTTGATCAACCTTTTCCGCTGCTGCTTTCCTCCTAGCCCCCTCCCTGGGCTCTGCCTGGCCCTCAGAACTTCAGTCCCCCTCCCGACTGCCAGAAGCACAGGCTGGCCCTTGGGTATACACGGAGGGAATGGACAGAGACCCACAAGACTTGTCCTGCCCCCTAGTTGATTGCTTTTCAGCTGCTTTAGGTGGGTGCTCGAAGGTGGCagtcccctccgcctccccaggcCACCATTGTGCCTTCTGTggccggccctccccctccgtccccaccccccacacagaCTCTCAGGCAGCCCCGGCCAGGGGAGGATCTCCGTCGTACAGAAACGGACTTTTATTCTCAGCCAACGGTCAGAGCAACGGGGAGAGATGACAGCCACGACAGCCACCAACACAGCACCCACACATCTGAGGGGAAACGGGGGGCGGGCGAGAGTCCCCCggccggccgcggccccgggggACAGTCGGGAAACAGGAGATAGAACACAGTGGGTGGGGGCGGATGCAGGATCTCCAGGCTGGGGAGACCCCCCCGGCTGTTTGAGCAATAAGAAGACTCCACGTGGACGTCACGATGGCCAGACTCCCACCCTAGCAAGGTGGAGCACGGATAGACAGctctctatatatgtatgtatatgtgcgtgtgtgtgtgcatatatatttatagatatttaTAGAACGGGCATAGAGGGCTGGGGCCACAGACCAGGGTAGTGGGCTCTGAAAACAGGGGTCACTAACATCACCTACTGACTGATACATGTTCCGGAGCTCACGACAACGACCAAACACGTCTGGGGGTCGGGGTGTGTctgaggcaggaagtggggaagggagaggatcctggaggaggagctgggttacAGGTCAAATGGTGGCCGCGGGCTCTCGGGCCGGGATGGGCTGGCCTGCCCCGCACGGCTGGGAGGGgggtaagagagagaaaaagagaggagaagaacacGGGTAAGGCGGGAGCACCCAAGACGGAGAGCGGAGCAGCCTGAGAGGCAGTAgggcggaggagggggtgaaGGTGGTGACAGGAGTGGAAgccggggatggagggaagagattgggaagaggaggaggaagggcttggTGTCgagcctgggaggggaaggggggtttcCTCTCCCAGTGGCCGGCAGGGCTGCTCCCCAGACATGCCAACACCCATATCTacgcatacacacccacacacacccactcacAGAGGCCTCGaggccccagctctctgccctgtGGGGAGCGTTCAATactgggagttgtagttcccccttccctggctccccGTCTCAGCTCCCTCGCGGCCTCCGGGTCACGGCACCTCGAGGGTTTGGGCTTGAGACAAAACAAGGTTTGGCTCTTGTGCTAAGAAGGAAAAGTCAAAGGTCAGGCCCCCAGAGAGCCAGACGGCCCTTCCGCAGAGAGGGAATCGGGGGAACAGACCACCCGGCCCCCGCCTCGGGTCTCGGCTgactggaggatggagagggaggagggagttgggggggaggggggcgcgggccTCGGTGTCGGGGAGAGGCGGCAGGGTTACAAATCTAAGAGGGGCGGCTCGGCCAGGCGGGGGTTGGCAGGTCGCGTAGGTGAGACGGGGCCCTTCCtgctgggggagaagcagaagaggagagtcaagggtgaGGGCGGGATCTGGCCAAGGGGGTGGTCGAGGGATggggggcaaggggcaggagaggcggagacaga
The Ornithorhynchus anatinus isolate Pmale09 chromosome 4, mOrnAna1.pri.v4, whole genome shotgun sequence genome window above contains:
- the GOLGA2 gene encoding golgin subfamily A member 2 isoform X4: MADETRQSKLAAAKKKLKEYQQKNSPSVTSGAKKKRRTKDGSNPETPPSGGRHSPQDIQDILKVLVSDLSRSNGVALPPLDKRKMWDADLGSRPLDESKSLSSTDSLRQLSEQLNGIVSQSTSYINGEGPAPSANMKELESRYQELAVALDSSNLTNKQLSSKIEELKQQNQEALNQLEKEKKDFEQKFSKEQGALREQLQVHIQTIGILVSEKTELQAALAHTQQAARQKAGESEDLAGRLQTSRQRVGELERTLSSVSTQQKQAEKHNKELTKERDALKLELYKHGKGNEELKQQNSELEEKLRALVTEKAAAQLGLEELTKKLEMAEVLHQFSSQSGAPDANQQLQLALEERVQLEAHLGQLSESLQQLQTERDQYAEKLKEEGAVWQQRVQQLSDQVRLLGEEKERGRSQIQELETSLEELRTRPAAPSPPEVAPGPSEAERQLQEEAERLQGELARLAEQLRAQVQDNEGLSRLNREQEERLLELERAAERWGEQAAEREQILENMQSDRTTISRALSQNRELKEQLAELQNGFVKLTNENMEVTSALQSEQHVKKELAKKLGQLQEKLGELKETVELKTQEAQGLQEQRDQCLGHLQQYTAAYQLLAGEKEELQKQFLLQTQLMDRLQHEEVQGKMAAELARQELQQAQESLQATTQENQQLQAQLSLMAELGESDKAPEGELENEEQVDEAEERPKPALSIPEDFESREAMVAFLSATMAGVEEERERLRRRCQRLVRQAATLGQRPRPLAPGHSEPGDSVPGEVYHALQAAMEKLQGRFTELMREKVDLRERVEELEHRCIQLSGETDTIGEYIALYQSQRAVLKERHREKEEYISRLAQDKEEMKLKLLELQDLVMRLVRERDQWYRKFLVAAREPAEAVGASGPEEDRDLAPGEQPERSTAEGEDLREVSLADEPAAGPPFLGEALPSQSQPDDPTAQQIMQLLREIQNPRERTGGLGDSPCIPFFYRPDENDEVKIMVI
- the GOLGA2 gene encoding golgin subfamily A member 2 isoform X6, whose translation is MADETRQSKLAAAKKKLKEYQQKNSPSVTSGAKKKRRTKDGSNPETPPSGGRHSPQDIQDILKVLVSDLSRSNGVALPPLDKRKAPHESVAFAQPPADVTGSLGYASPPRPASMAPAQMWDADLGSRPLDESKSLSSTDSLRQLSEQLNGIVSQSTSYINGEGPAPSANMKELESRYQELAVALDSSNLTNKQLSSKIEELKQQNQEALNQLEKEKKDFEQKFSKEQGALREQLQVHIQTIGILVSEKTELQAALAHTQQAARQKAGESEDLAGRLQTSRQRVGELERTLSSVSTQQKQAEKHNKELTKERDALKLELYKHGKGNEELKQQNSELEEKLRALVTEKAAAQLGLEELTKKLEMAEVLHQFSSQSGAPDANQQLQLALEERVQLEAHLGQLSESLQQLQTERDQYAEKLKEEGAVWQQRVQQLSDQVRLLGEEKERGRSQIQELETSLEELRTRPAAPSPPEVAPGPSEAERQLQEEAERLQGELARLAEQLRAQVQDNEGLSRLNREQEERLLELERAAERWGEQAAEREQILENMQSDRTTISRALSQNRELKEQLAELQNGFVKLTNENMEVTSALQSEQHVKKELAKKLGQLQEKLGELKETVELKTQEAQGLQEQRDQCLGHLQQYTAAYQLLAGEKEELQKQFLLQTQLMDRLQHEEVQGKMAAELARQELQQAQESLQATTQENQQLQAQLSLMAELGESDKAPEGELENEEQVDEAEERPKPALSIPEDFESREAMVAFLSATMAGVEEERERLRRRCQRLVRQAATLGQRPRPLAPGHSEPGDSVPGEVYHALQAAMEKLQGRFTELMREKVDLRERVEELEHRCIQLSGETDTIGEYIALYQSQRAVLKERHREKEEYISRLAQDKEEMKLKLLELQDLVMRLVRERDQWYRKFLVAAREPAEAVGASGPEEDRDLAPGEQPERSTAEGEDLREVSLADEPAAGPPFLGEALPSQSQPDDPTAQQIMQLLREIQNPRERTGGLGDSPCIPFFYRPDENDEVKIMVI
- the GOLGA2 gene encoding golgin subfamily A member 2 isoform X1, producing the protein MADETRQSKLAAAKKKLKEYQQKNSPSVTSGAKKKRRTKDGSNPETPPSGGRHSPQDIQDILKVLVSDLSRSNGVALPPLDKRKAPHESVAFAQPPADVTGSLGYASPPRPASMAPAQMWDADLGSRPLDESKSLSSTDSLRQLSEQLNGIVSQSTSYINGEGPAPSANMKELESRYQELAVALDSSNLTNKQLSSKIEELKQQNQEALNQLEKEKKDFEQKFSKEQGALREQLQVHIQTIGILVSEKTELQAALAHTQQAARQKAGESEDLAGRLQTSRQRVGELERTLSSVSTQQKQAEKHNKELTKERDALKLELYKHGKGNEELKQQNSELEEKLRALVTEKAAAQLGLEELTKKLEMAEVLHQFSSQSGAPDANQQLQLALEERVQLEAHLGQLSESLQQLQTERDQYAEKLKEEGAVWQQRVQQLSDQVRLLGEEKERGRSQIQELETSLEELRTRPAPSPPEVAPGPSEAERQLQEEAERLQGELARLAEQLRAQVQDNEGLSRLNREQEERLLELERAAERWGEQAAEREQILENMQSDRTTISRALSQNRELKEQLAELQNGFVKLTNENMEVTSALQSEQHVKKELAKKLGQLQEKLGELKETVELKTQEAQGLQEQRDQCLGHLQQYTAAYQLLAGEKEELQKQFLLQTQLMDRLQHEEVQGKMAAELARQELQQAQESLQATTQENQQLQAQLSLMAELGESDKAPEGELENEEQVDEAEERPKPALSIPEDFESREAMVAFLSATMAGVEEERERLRRRCQRLVRQAATLGQRPRPLAPGHSEPGDSVPGEVYHALQAAMEKLQGRFTELMREKVDLRERVEELEHRCIQLSGETDTIGEYIALYQSQRAVLKERHREKEEYISRLAQDKEEMKLKLLELQDLVMRLVRERDQWYRKFLVAAREPAEAVGASGPEEDRDLAPGEQPERSTAEGEDLREVSLADEPAAGPPFLGEALPSQSQPDDPTAQQIMQLLREIQNPRERTGGLGDSPCIPFFYRPDENDEVKIMVI
- the GOLGA2 gene encoding golgin subfamily A member 2 isoform X3, coding for MADETRQSKLAAAKKKLKEYQQKNSPSVTSGAKKKRRTKDGSNPETPPSGGRHSPQDIQDILKVLVSDLSRSNGVALPPLDKRKAPHESVAFAQPPADVTGSLGYASPPRPASMAPAQMWDADLGSRPLDESKSLSSTDSLRQLSEQLNGIVSQSTSYINGEGPAPSANMKELEKQQNQEALNQLEKEKKDFEQKFSKEQGALREQLQVHIQTIGILVSEKTELQAALAHTQQAARQKAGESEDLAGRLQTSRQRVGELERTLSSVSTQQKQAEKHNKELTKERDALKLELYKHGKGNEELKQQNSELEEKLRALVTEKAAAQLGLEELTKKLEMAEVLHQFSSQSGAPDANQQLQLALEERVQLEAHLGQLSESLQQLQTERDQYAEKLKEEGAVWQQRVQQLSDQVRLLGEEKERGRSQIQELETSLEELRTRPAAPSPPEVAPGPSEAERQLQEEAERLQGELARLAEQLRAQVQDNEGLSRLNREQEERLLELERAAERWGEQAAEREQILENMQSDRTTISRALSQNRELKEQLAELQNGFVKLTNENMEVTSALQSEQHVKKELAKKLGQLQEKLGELKETVELKTQEAQGLQEQRDQCLGHLQQYTAAYQLLAGEKEELQKQFLLQTQLMDRLQHEEVQGKMAAELARQELQQAQESLQATTQENQQLQAQLSLMAELGESDKAPEGELENEEQVDEAEERPKPALSIPEDFESREAMVAFLSATMAGVEEERERLRRRCQRLVRQAATLGQRPRPLAPGHSEPGDSVPGEVYHALQAAMEKLQGRFTELMREKVDLRERVEELEHRCIQLSGETDTIGEYIALYQSQRAVLKERHREKEEYISRLAQDKEEMKLKLLELQDLVMRLVRERDQWYRKFLVAAREPAEAVGASGPEEDRDLAPGEQPERSTAEGEDLREVSLADEPAAGPPFLGEALPSQSQPDDPTAQQIMQLLREIQNPRERTGGLGDSPCIPFFYRPDENDEVKIMVI
- the GOLGA2 gene encoding golgin subfamily A member 2 isoform X2, translated to MADETRQSKLAAAKKKLKEYQQKNSPSVTSGAKKKRRTKDGSNPETPPSGGRHSPQDAPHESVAFAQPPADVTGSLGYASPPRPASMAPAQMWDADLGSRPLDESKSLSSTDSLRQLSEQLNGIVSQSTSYINGEGPAPSANMKELESRYQELAVALDSSNLTNKQLSSKIEELKQQNQEALNQLEKEKKDFEQKFSKEQGALREQLQVHIQTIGILVSEKTELQAALAHTQQAARQKAGESEDLAGRLQTSRQRVGELERTLSSVSTQQKQAEKHNKELTKERDALKLELYKHGKGNEELKQQNSELEEKLRALVTEKAAAQLGLEELTKKLEMAEVLHQFSSQSGAPDANQQLQLALEERVQLEAHLGQLSESLQQLQTERDQYAEKLKEEGAVWQQRVQQLSDQVRLLGEEKERGRSQIQELETSLEELRTRPAAPSPPEVAPGPSEAERQLQEEAERLQGELARLAEQLRAQVQDNEGLSRLNREQEERLLELERAAERWGEQAAEREQILENMQSDRTTISRALSQNRELKEQLAELQNGFVKLTNENMEVTSALQSEQHVKKELAKKLGQLQEKLGELKETVELKTQEAQGLQEQRDQCLGHLQQYTAAYQLLAGEKEELQKQFLLQTQLMDRLQHEEVQGKMAAELARQELQQAQESLQATTQENQQLQAQLSLMAELGESDKAPEGELENEEQVDEAEERPKPALSIPEDFESREAMVAFLSATMAGVEEERERLRRRCQRLVRQAATLGQRPRPLAPGHSEPGDSVPGEVYHALQAAMEKLQGRFTELMREKVDLRERVEELEHRCIQLSGETDTIGEYIALYQSQRAVLKERHREKEEYISRLAQDKEEMKLKLLELQDLVMRLVRERDQWYRKFLVAAREPAEAVGASGPEEDRDLAPGEQPERSTAEGEDLREVSLADEPAAGPPFLGEALPSQSQPDDPTAQQIMQLLREIQNPRERTGGLGDSPCIPFFYRPDENDEVKIMVI
- the GOLGA2 gene encoding golgin subfamily A member 2 isoform X5, with the translated sequence MADETRQSKLAAAKKKLKEYQQKNSPSVTSGAKKKRRTKDGSNPETPPSGGRHSPQDMWDADLGSRPLDESKSLSSTDSLRQLSEQLNGIVSQSTSYINGEGPAPSANMKELESRYQELAVALDSSNLTNKQLSSKIEELKQQNQEALNQLEKEKKDFEQKFSKEQGALREQLQVHIQTIGILVSEKTELQAALAHTQQAARQKAGESEDLAGRLQTSRQRVGELERTLSSVSTQQKQAEKHNKELTKERDALKLELYKHGKGNEELKQQNSELEEKLRALVTEKAAAQLGLEELTKKLEMAEVLHQFSSQSGAPDANQQLQLALEERVQLEAHLGQLSESLQQLQTERDQYAEKLKEEGAVWQQRVQQLSDQVRLLGEEKERGRSQIQELETSLEELRTRPAAPSPPEVAPGPSEAERQLQEEAERLQGELARLAEQLRAQVQDNEGLSRLNREQEERLLELERAAERWGEQAAEREQILENMQSDRTTISRALSQNRELKEQLAELQNGFVKLTNENMEVTSALQSEQHVKKELAKKLGQLQEKLGELKETVELKTQEAQGLQEQRDQCLGHLQQYTAAYQLLAGEKEELQKQFLLQTQLMDRLQHEEVQGKMAAELARQELQQAQESLQATTQENQQLQAQLSLMAELGESDKAPEGELENEEQVDEAEERPKPALSIPEDFESREAMVAFLSATMAGVEEERERLRRRCQRLVRQAATLGQRPRPLAPGHSEPGDSVPGEVYHALQAAMEKLQGRFTELMREKVDLRERVEELEHRCIQLSGETDTIGEYIALYQSQRAVLKERHREKEEYISRLAQDKEEMKLKLLELQDLVMRLVRERDQWYRKFLVAAREPAEAVGASGPEEDRDLAPGEQPERSTAEGEDLREVSLADEPAAGPPFLGEALPSQSQPDDPTAQQIMQLLREIQNPRERTGGLGDSPCIPFFYRPDENDEVKIMVI